From one Salmo salar chromosome ssa09, Ssal_v3.1, whole genome shotgun sequence genomic stretch:
- the her5 gene encoding hairy-related 5, which yields METVLPDQKDVRRVPKPLMEKRRRDRINHSLETLRLLLLENTSNEKLKNPKVEKAEILESVVNFLRTEQEGEQQHQQMKRGHSKEGGEEQRSPCKRKQHNYREGMRSCLLRVSHFIATKSQELDEPSHDSDALPQRSPMGLTHPPSSAQLHGTSPSTPDQTPLARQQLPQPHPGPGLRNGLGNIESLSPSKPYMEHSDSVWRPWPQQ from the exons ATGGAGACTGTGCTCCCAGATCAAAAGGACGTAAGAAGG GTCCCCAAACCCCTCATGGAGAAACGGAGGAGAGATCGTATCAACCACAGTCTGGAAACCTTACGACTTTTGTTGTTGGAGAACACAAGTAATGAG AAACTGAAGAATCCCAAGGTGGAAAAGGCAGAGATTTTGGAGAGTGTGGTCAACTTCCTGAGGACAGAGCAGGAAGGAGAACAACAGCATCAGCAAATGAAAAGAGGCCACTCCAAAGAGGGTGGGGAAGAGCAGAGGTCCCCCTGCAAGAGGAAGCAGCATAACTACCGTGAGGGCATGAGGTCATGCCTACTAAGAGTCAGCCACTTTATAGCAACCAAGAGCCAGGAGTTGGATGAGCCCAGCCACGATTCTGATGCCCTACCTCAGAGGTCCCCCATGGGGCTCACCCATCCTCCATCATCTGCCCAGCTCCATGGTACATCACCTTCCACCCCCGACCAAACTCCCCTGGCTAGACAGCAGCTGCCACAGCCTCACCCAGGCCCAGGTCTGAGAAATGGCCTCGGTAACATAGAGAGTCTTTCCCCCTCCAAGCCGTACATGGAGCACAGTGACTCTGTGTGGAGGCCATGGCCACAGCAGTGA
- the pfdn6 gene encoding prefoldin subunit 6, with amino-acid sequence MAEAIQKKLQSELEKYQQMQKDVSKSMSARQKLEAQVTENNIVKEELDLLDTQNTVYKLIGPVLVKQDLEEAKATVAKRLEYINGEIQRYETLLKDMEKKSDQHREVLSSLQQEYQRAQGLAVGKV; translated from the exons ATGGCAGAGGCGATTCAGAAGAAATTACAATCGGAGCTAGAAAAATACCAGCAGATGCAAAAAG ATGTTAGTAAGAGCATGTCAGCCAGGCAGAAACTGGAGGCTCAGGTGACAGAGAATAATATAGTCAAAGAG GAGTTGGACTTGTTGGACACCCAGAACACAGTTTACAAGCTTATAGGTCCAGTTCTGGTGAAGCAAGACTTGGAGGAAGCCAAAGCCACAGTGGCAAAGAGGCTAGAATACATAAATGGGGAGAT TCAAAGATACGAGACTCTCCTAAAGGACATGGAGAAGAAGTCTGATCAGCACCGTGAGGTCCTGTCTAGTCTGCAGCAAGAGTACCAGAGGGCTCAGGGCCTGGCTGTGGGCAAGGTCTGA
- the mmgt1 gene encoding ER membrane protein complex subunit 5 precursor, with product MKMASSFWKGVVCVGLFALAHAAFSAAQHRSYMRLTEKENETLPVDIVLQTLLAFVLTIYGIVHIAGEFKEMDASSELKNKTFDTLRNHPSFYMFNHRGRVLFRSPDQEASAVPNPQALPNPLRLRKLEHLH from the exons ATGAAGATGGCTTCGTCTTTTTGGAAAGGTGTTGTATGTGTTGGTCTATTTGCCTTGGCACATGCAGCTTTCTCAGCGGCGCAAC ATCGATCCTACATGCGTCTGACAGAAAAAGAAAACGAAACCCTACCAGTAGAT ATTGTCTTACAGACTTTGTTAGCGTTTGTTCTGACCATTTATGGCATAGTCCACATCGCAGGAGAGTTCAAAGAAATGGATGCCTCCTCAGAGCTGAAAAACAA GACATTTGACACGTTGAGGAACCACCCATCTTTCTACATGTTCAATCATCGGGGTAGGGTGCTCTTCCGCTCCCCTGACCAAGAGGCTTCTGCTGTCCCGAACCCACAGGCCCTGCCCAACCCCCTGCGGCTTCGCAAGCTGGAGCATTTGCACTGA
- the ints6l gene encoding integrator complex subunit 6, which yields MPILLFLIDTSASMNQRTYLGTTYLDIAKGAVEIFMKLRARDPASRGDRYMLVTFDDPPYGVKAGWKENHATFMSELKNLQASGLTTLGHALRAAFDLLNLNRLVSGIDNYGQGRNPFFLEPSVIITITDGNKLTHTSGVPDELHLPLTSPLPGSELTKEPFRWDQRLFALVLRLPGAATPDSEQLGSVPNDESAITQMCEVTGGRSYCVRTQRMLNQCLDSLVQKVLSGVVINFEKTGPDPPLVGEDGMVDPSRPVLSFSPQPWHSCHKLIYVRPNPKTGVPVGHWPIPESFWPDQNSPALPPRSAHPMVRFTCVDCEPMVIDKLPFDKYELEPSPLTQYILERKSPHMCWQVFVNSSGKHSDLAQPFGYLKASTTLSCVNLFVMPYNYPVVLPLLDDLFKVHKLKPNLKWRQAFEIYLKTMPPYFLLPLKKALRMMGAPNLISDNMDCGLSYSVISYLKKLSQQAKMESDRLIVSVGKKAPQETGIKVKNHSNTLSLAHRKDFKQLLQGITGEMSLRLADINFKEFAGFQIALLNKDLKPQAYRNAYDIPRRNLLDQLTRMRSNLLRTTQKLIRGQDEDYLHSIPMVQMGNYQEYLKMMPSPLREIDPDQPKRLHTFGNPFKQDKKGMMIDEADEFVTGPQSKKRGVTGDPNSGAALKRRRSMSPLLRRPQTPPIITNHVVGKGSNGNGAQPGIIKPIPLHKGAEGNSVLGTESNGEGGVEPESGDGWPGVVVDGVGGGTNALILEERESERPGMCAGDSGEDCGVEEDRLGEGGLDERPPSERQQQSCEGDQEGELEGDENGADQAEPEAVTIAPLDGSNAELRTRVIKEVRKPGRNYETIFRLLEEVKGSVTVQRYFIHHAIKEAARFKKRVLIQQLETALELIEEKELQLPAVRLNNDHGR from the exons GCGGGCTGGAAGGAGAACCATGCCACGTTTATGAGTGAACTGAAGAACCTGCAGGCGTCTGGATTGACCACTCTGGGTCACGCTCTCCGCGCGGCCTTTGACCTACTCAACCTAAACCGCCTTGTCTCTGGCATCGACAACTATGGACAG GGCCGTAACCCGTTCTTTCTGGAGCCGTCGGTGATCATCACCATCACGGATGGGAACAAGCTGACTCACACCTCTGGGGTGCCGGATGAG cTCCACCTGCCCCTGACCTCTCCACTGCCAGGCAGTGAGCTGACCAAGGAGCCATTCCGGTGGGACCAGCGTCTCTTCGCCCTGGTGCTGCGTCTCCCTGGGGCAGCCACGCCCGACAGCGAGCAGCTGGGCAGCGTCCCCAACGACGAGTCTGCCATCACCCAGATGTGTGAGGTCACTGGAG GACGGTCATACTGTGTACGGACTCAGAGGATGCTGAACCAGTGTCTGGACTCTCTGGTCCAGAAGGTTCTAAGTGGTGTCGTCATTAACTTTGAAAAGACAGGGCCAGATCCGCCTCTGGTAGGCGAAG ATGGTATGGTTGACCCGAGCCGCCCCGTGTTGTCCTTCAGCCCACAGCCCTGGCACAGCTGCCACAAGCTCATCTACGTGCGACCCAACCCCAAGACAGGGGTGCCTGTAGGCCACTGGCCTATCCCCGAGTCCTTCTGGCCGGACCAGAACTCCCCCGCTCTG CCTCCTCGCTCTGCCCACCCCATGGTGCGTTTCACCTGTGTGGACTGTGAGCCCATGGTGATTGACAAGCTGCCCTTTGACAAGTACGAACTGGAGCCCTCGCCACTTACCCAGTACATCCTGGAGAGGAAGTCTCCACACATGTGCTGGCAG GTCTTTGTGAACAGTAGTGGAAAGCACAGTGACCTAGCCCAGCCCTTTGGCTACCTGAAGGCCAGCACCACTCTCTCCTGTGTCAACCTCTTCGTCATGCCTTACAACTACCCAGTTGTTTTGCCACTCCTTG ATGACCTGTTTAAAGTGCACAAACTGAAGCCAAACCTAAAGTGGCGGCAGGCCTTTGAGATCTACCTGAAGACCATGCCTCCTTACTTTCTCTTG CCATTGAAGAAGGCACTGAGAATGATGGGAGCGCCCAACCTCATCTCCGACAACATGGACTGTGGCCTCAGCTACAGTGTCATCTCCTACCTAAAGAAGCTTAGCCAGCAG GCAAAGATGGAGTCGGATCGCCTGATCGTGTCTGTAGGGAAGAAGGCTCCCCAAGAGACTGGGATAAAGGTGAAGAACCACTCCAACACCCTGTCCCTAGCCCACCGCAAAGACTTCAAGCAGCTGCTGCAGGGTATCACCGGAGAGATGTCCCTCCGCCTTGCAGACATCAACTTCAAGGAGTTTGCCGGCTTTCAGATTGCACTTCTCAACAAG GATCTAAAGCCTCAGGCGTATCGGAACGCCTATGACATCCCAAGGCGGAACCTTCTGGATCAGCTGACACGGATGCGCTCCAACCTTCTGAGGACTACTCAGAAACTTatcagaggacaagatgaag ACTACCTTCACAGTATACCCATGGTTCAGATGGGCAACTATCAGGAGTATCTAAAGATGATGCCGTCTCCTCTGAGAGAGATCGACCCTGACCAACCCAAACGCCTGCACACCTTCGGCAACCCATTCAAACAGGACAAGAAG GGGATGATGATTGATGAGGCAGATGAGTTTGTAACGGGTCCCCAAAGCAAGAAGAGAGGTGTTACGGGGGACCCCAACTCGGGGGCTGCTCTGAAGAGAAGGCGGAGTATGTCCCCTTTATTGCGTCGGCCCCAGACTCCACCAATCATCACCAACCATGTAGTGGGGAAGGGATCCAATGGGAACGGGGCCCAGCCTGGCATCATCAAGCCCATCCCACTGCACAAAG GAGCAGAGGGGAACAGCGTGCTCGGCACAGAGAGTAACGGGGAGGGGGGTGTGGAGCCTGAATCAGGGGACGGCTGGCCTGGAGTGGTGGTGGACGGTGTAGGAGGGGGCACAAATGCACtcatcctggaggagagagagagtgagaggcctGGGATGTGTGCGGGGGACAGTGGGGAGGACTGTGGCGTGGAGGAGgacaggttaggggagggtggccTGGATGAGCGGCccccctcagagagacagcagcAAAGCTGTGAGGGGGACCAGGAGGGAGAGCTGGAGGGAGATGAAAATGGAGCAGACCAAGCTGAGCCTGAGGCGGTCACCATAgccccactagatggcagcaatgCTGAGCTGCGCACACGGGTCATCAAGGAGGTCCGCAAACCTGGCCGCA ACTATGAGACCATATTCAGGCTGCTGGAGGAGGTGAAGGGGTCTGTGACGGTCCAGAGGTACTTCATCCATCACGCGATCAAGGAGGCTGCCAG gTTTAAGAAGCGGGTGCTGATCCAGCAGCTGGAGACAGCTCTGGAGTTGATTGAGGAGAAGGAGCTGCAGCTCCCTGCTGTCCGCCTCAACAACGACCATGGTAGATAG